In Rhipicephalus microplus isolate Deutch F79 chromosome 7, USDA_Rmic, whole genome shotgun sequence, one genomic interval encodes:
- the LOC119180295 gene encoding transmembrane protein 104 isoform X1: protein MAGDLADANDSISPLVGLVYIFNLIVGTGALTMPAAFKDAGWLLSLIIVVVLAFMSYLTTTFVIEAMASANALVHWKTLQHYKRVVDEEESTITQAKQDDMVYCALGCSKCLKCSECPTVKLIGRSVAAKAKLPKRNYLAIQIQKVTNELRTDDIISKCVDEDERVPLLLSSAAERMAESSHVNYFAITERFELGKMASLFFSKVGVNLFYICIAVYLYGDLAIYGAAISKSVRDVACQLPATAVENSTMSNLTNVTLSNDLPCWANYSLTRGNAYRIFLLMFLCMVGPFTFFNMQKTKYLQIFTTLMRWIAFVSMILLCALALGQGKGQGHPAMAVPTGLPNLFGVCVYSFMCHHSLPSLVTPWREKRHLFPLLAADYTLILGFYTLLSFTGIFTFPELHDMYTLDFQPYSDTGSSIIPSIPVLQYFLSLFPVFTLSTNFPIIAITLRNNLRSLFLREESSQQGSRSRSLTSSGSSNQSSTAPPPQSCNQVLVERFFFPLLALLPPIAVALATESVEFLVGFTGSYAGAFIQYIIPVALVHQARKQVLEALGLGVENQHASPFRHGAWLIFVLVWAVACVTLVTVNHIIIRA from the exons ATGGCAGGCGACTTGGCGGACGCGAACGACAGTATTTCGCCTCTG GTGGGACTGGTGTACATATTCAACTTGATAGTCGGCACAGGCGCACTTACAATGCCCGCAGCTTTTAAAGATGCCGGCTGGCTTCTCAGtctcatcatcgtcgtcgtgctcgcCTTTATGAG CTATTTGACGACGACGTTTGTGATCGAGGCCATGGCTTCGGCCAATGCTCTCGTCCACTGGAAGACGCTGCAGCACTACAAGCGGGTGGTGGACGAGGAGGAGAGCACCATCACGCAGGCCAAgcaagacgacatggtg TACTGTGCTTTGGGGTGCTCTAAGTGCTTGAAATGCAGTGAGTGCCCTACAGTGAAACTCATAGGCCGCTCAGTGGCCGCCAAGGCGAAACTACCAAAGAGAAACTATCTGGCAATTCAGATTCAAAAAGTAACT AATGAACTCAGGACGGATGACATCATCTCCAAGTGTGTGGATGAAGATGAAAGAGTGCCCCTTCTCTTAAGCA GTGCGGCAGAGCGAATGGCGGAATCTTCACACGTCAATTACTTCGCCATTACTGAACGTTTTGAGCTG GGCAAAATGGCATCCCTCTTTTTTAGCAAAG TTGGCGTGAATCTCTTCTATatctgcattgctgtgtacctgTATGGAGACCTTGCCATATACGGCGCGGCTATTTCGAAGTCTGTTCGGGACGTAGCATG CCAGCTACCAGCGACAGCAGTGGAGAACTCTACCATGTCCAATCTCACGAATGTAACCCTTTCAAATGACTTGCCATGCTGGGCAAACTACTCCCTCACTCGTGGGAATGCCTACAGGATATTTTTG TTGATGTTCCTCTGTATGGTTGGGCCGTTCACCTTCTTCAACATGCAAAAGACAAAGTACTTGCAGATATTCACGACCCTGATGCGCTGGATTG CCTTCGTCTCGATGATCCTGCTGTGTGCTCTGGCCCTGGGCCAGGGCAAGGGTCAGGGCCACCCAGCCATGGCAGTGCCCACGGGACTGCCCAACCTGTTTGGCGTGTGCGTTTACTCGTTCATGTGCCATCACTCGCTGCCCTCACTTGTGACTCCGTGGCGAGAGAAGCGACACCTTTTTCCGCTGCTGGCGGCCGACTACACCCTCATCCTGGGCTTCTACACTCTGCTCAGCTTCACTGGCATCTTCACGTTTCCCGAACTGCACGACATGTACACCCTCGACTTCCAG CCATACAGTGACACTGGGAGCTCCATCATTCCGAGCATTCCAGTGCTCCAGTACTTCCTCTCTCTCTTCCCAGTGTTCACACTGAGCACCAACTTTCCCATTATTGCCATCACGCTGCGCAACAACCTGCGCTCCCTCTTTCTACGCGAGGAATCCAGCCAGCAGGGATCCAGATCCCGAAGCTTAACGTCATCGGGCAGTTCCAACCAGAGCAGTACAGCGCCGCCGCCACAGTCTTGCAACCAG GTGCTTGTAGAGCGCTTCTTCTTCCCATTGCTGGCCTTGCTTCCGCCCATTGCCGTTGCATTAGCCACCGAGAGCGTAGAGTTTCTTGTTGGCTTCACCGGTTCCTACGCCGGTGCCTTCATTCAGTACATCATACCAGTGGCACTGGTGCACCAGGCAAGGAAGCAGGTGCTAGAGGCACTGGGGCTCGGCGTCGAAAACCAACATGCCTCGCCGTTCCGCCACGGTGCTTGGCTTATCTTTGTGCTGGTGTGGGCAGTGGCCTGCGTGACGCTGGTCACCGTGAACCACATCATCATACGGGCATAG
- the LOC119180295 gene encoding transmembrane protein 104 isoform X2, translated as MAGDLADANDSISPLVGLVYIFNLIVGTGALTMPAAFKDAGWLLSLIIVVVLAFMSYLTTTFVIEAMASANALVHWKTLQHYKRVVDEEESTITQAKQDDMVNELRTDDIISKCVDEDERVPLLLSSAAERMAESSHVNYFAITERFELGKMASLFFSKVGVNLFYICIAVYLYGDLAIYGAAISKSVRDVACQLPATAVENSTMSNLTNVTLSNDLPCWANYSLTRGNAYRIFLLMFLCMVGPFTFFNMQKTKYLQIFTTLMRWIAFVSMILLCALALGQGKGQGHPAMAVPTGLPNLFGVCVYSFMCHHSLPSLVTPWREKRHLFPLLAADYTLILGFYTLLSFTGIFTFPELHDMYTLDFQPYSDTGSSIIPSIPVLQYFLSLFPVFTLSTNFPIIAITLRNNLRSLFLREESSQQGSRSRSLTSSGSSNQSSTAPPPQSCNQVLVERFFFPLLALLPPIAVALATESVEFLVGFTGSYAGAFIQYIIPVALVHQARKQVLEALGLGVENQHASPFRHGAWLIFVLVWAVACVTLVTVNHIIIRA; from the exons ATGGCAGGCGACTTGGCGGACGCGAACGACAGTATTTCGCCTCTG GTGGGACTGGTGTACATATTCAACTTGATAGTCGGCACAGGCGCACTTACAATGCCCGCAGCTTTTAAAGATGCCGGCTGGCTTCTCAGtctcatcatcgtcgtcgtgctcgcCTTTATGAG CTATTTGACGACGACGTTTGTGATCGAGGCCATGGCTTCGGCCAATGCTCTCGTCCACTGGAAGACGCTGCAGCACTACAAGCGGGTGGTGGACGAGGAGGAGAGCACCATCACGCAGGCCAAgcaagacgacatggtg AATGAACTCAGGACGGATGACATCATCTCCAAGTGTGTGGATGAAGATGAAAGAGTGCCCCTTCTCTTAAGCA GTGCGGCAGAGCGAATGGCGGAATCTTCACACGTCAATTACTTCGCCATTACTGAACGTTTTGAGCTG GGCAAAATGGCATCCCTCTTTTTTAGCAAAG TTGGCGTGAATCTCTTCTATatctgcattgctgtgtacctgTATGGAGACCTTGCCATATACGGCGCGGCTATTTCGAAGTCTGTTCGGGACGTAGCATG CCAGCTACCAGCGACAGCAGTGGAGAACTCTACCATGTCCAATCTCACGAATGTAACCCTTTCAAATGACTTGCCATGCTGGGCAAACTACTCCCTCACTCGTGGGAATGCCTACAGGATATTTTTG TTGATGTTCCTCTGTATGGTTGGGCCGTTCACCTTCTTCAACATGCAAAAGACAAAGTACTTGCAGATATTCACGACCCTGATGCGCTGGATTG CCTTCGTCTCGATGATCCTGCTGTGTGCTCTGGCCCTGGGCCAGGGCAAGGGTCAGGGCCACCCAGCCATGGCAGTGCCCACGGGACTGCCCAACCTGTTTGGCGTGTGCGTTTACTCGTTCATGTGCCATCACTCGCTGCCCTCACTTGTGACTCCGTGGCGAGAGAAGCGACACCTTTTTCCGCTGCTGGCGGCCGACTACACCCTCATCCTGGGCTTCTACACTCTGCTCAGCTTCACTGGCATCTTCACGTTTCCCGAACTGCACGACATGTACACCCTCGACTTCCAG CCATACAGTGACACTGGGAGCTCCATCATTCCGAGCATTCCAGTGCTCCAGTACTTCCTCTCTCTCTTCCCAGTGTTCACACTGAGCACCAACTTTCCCATTATTGCCATCACGCTGCGCAACAACCTGCGCTCCCTCTTTCTACGCGAGGAATCCAGCCAGCAGGGATCCAGATCCCGAAGCTTAACGTCATCGGGCAGTTCCAACCAGAGCAGTACAGCGCCGCCGCCACAGTCTTGCAACCAG GTGCTTGTAGAGCGCTTCTTCTTCCCATTGCTGGCCTTGCTTCCGCCCATTGCCGTTGCATTAGCCACCGAGAGCGTAGAGTTTCTTGTTGGCTTCACCGGTTCCTACGCCGGTGCCTTCATTCAGTACATCATACCAGTGGCACTGGTGCACCAGGCAAGGAAGCAGGTGCTAGAGGCACTGGGGCTCGGCGTCGAAAACCAACATGCCTCGCCGTTCCGCCACGGTGCTTGGCTTATCTTTGTGCTGGTGTGGGCAGTGGCCTGCGTGACGCTGGTCACCGTGAACCACATCATCATACGGGCATAG